The Cetobacterium sp. 8H DNA window TAAATGGAGAGTTTCACCATTTAGTGGTGAAATAGTGGGGAATGAGATTATATCAAGAGGGGCTTTAGATAATAAAGCCCCAATCATTTCAGCTCTTCATGCAATGTATTGTTTAAAAGAGTTAGAACTGACTGGTGGAAAAAAAATTAGAGTTATTTTTGGTACGAATGAAGAGAGTGGAGATGAGGATATAAAATATTATTTAAAAAAAGAAAATCCTCCAAAGTATGCATTTACTCCAGACGGACGATTCCCAGTAGTTTTTTCAGAAAAAGGCATCTATACATTCAGATACAGTGAGAATATTGATTTCAAAAATACAAATATTTTAGAATTATCAGGTGGTGAAAAATCCAATGTAATACCTGAAAAATGTAGTTGTAAAATTAGATTATCAAATGAAGAAAACTTAATTAAAGAGATTAATGAGTTAGAATTAACAAGCAAGTACAGATATAGTTTTAATTTAGAAGAAGATTGTATTGTTTTGACTTGTTTCGGAGTTTCAGCGCATGCAAGCTCACCACAAAAGGGAGTAAATCCAATAATTGGGATGTTCACTTTATTAAATAGAGTGTTAAATGAAAATGATTCTTTGAAAAATTTTTCAAAATTTGTATCTAATATGATTGGTGAATACTATGATGGTTCAGGATTAGAAATAAATAAGAAGAATTTAGAGACAGGGGACTTAACTTTAAGTGTTGGAATAGCTAAATTAAATAAAAATAATGTTGAAATAAAAATAAATATCAGATATCCGCAGGGAGTAACTGAGGAATTTTTAAATAAAACATTAGAAAAAAAAGCTGAAGAGAATGGAATAAGGTTTGTAAGAGACAACCATAATCCACCTTTATATTTTGATAGAAATAGCACTCTTGTAAAAGCGTTGCAGAAATCATATTTAGATGTGACGGGTAGAGATGAAAAACCAGTAGCACTAGGGGGAGGGACATATGCAAAATTGATGCCAAACACAGTTGCATTTGGACCTAATTTTGTGGAGTATAAAGGAAATCCTCATGGAGTAAATGAATCTATAGACATTGAAATGTTAAGACAGGGAATGGTAATATATGCACTGGGAGTTTTAGAACTTCTGAAAAACTAAAAGCCAAGGAAATCCTTGGCTTTTTTTTTAAAACTCTTGAACAATAAATTTATTATATCTATTATAAACCTCATCACTGATAGTAGCTATAAATTTAGTTCCGTCAGCTTCGTAAGATTCCTCTTCTATAATAGCATTTCTATGTAGATAAGCATTTACAGAACTTTCAGAATAAGGAATTAAAAATTCTACTTTTTTCATAGTTCTAGGAAGATGTTCAATAACTTTTTCCATTAAAATATCAATATTTACTTCGTTTTTAGCACTGATTTCAACAATTTCCATTCCTGAATAAAG harbors:
- the pepV gene encoding dipeptidase PepV; this encodes MKAIIESFIEKDFNKTLSDIKKILQIKTVKDLPTKDAPFGEGLKIGLEEVLEIARKLGFKTTNLDNYIGYAEIGSGDEYIAILGHIDVVPAGDESKWRVSPFSGEIVGNEIISRGALDNKAPIISALHAMYCLKELELTGGKKIRVIFGTNEESGDEDIKYYLKKENPPKYAFTPDGRFPVVFSEKGIYTFRYSENIDFKNTNILELSGGEKSNVIPEKCSCKIRLSNEENLIKEINELELTSKYRYSFNLEEDCIVLTCFGVSAHASSPQKGVNPIIGMFTLLNRVLNENDSLKNFSKFVSNMIGEYYDGSGLEINKKNLETGDLTLSVGIAKLNKNNVEIKINIRYPQGVTEEFLNKTLEKKAEENGIRFVRDNHNPPLYFDRNSTLVKALQKSYLDVTGRDEKPVALGGGTYAKLMPNTVAFGPNFVEYKGNPHGVNESIDIEMLRQGMVIYALGVLELLKN